A section of the Mycolicibacterium anyangense genome encodes:
- a CDS encoding glutathione peroxidase, with translation MALTDIPLTTLDGKSTSLGDYADRAILLVNVASKCGLTPQYGALEQLARDYAERGLTVIGVPCNQFMGQEPGTPEEIATFCSTTYGVSFPLLAKTDVNGDDRHPLYAELTKTADAEGQAGDIQWNFEKFVIAPGGQVVNRFRPRTEPDAPEVVAAIEAVLPG, from the coding sequence ATGGCTCTCACCGATATCCCGCTGACCACGCTCGACGGCAAGTCCACCTCGCTGGGCGACTATGCCGACCGGGCGATCCTCCTGGTGAACGTCGCCTCCAAGTGTGGGCTGACCCCGCAGTACGGTGCCTTGGAGCAGCTGGCCCGCGACTACGCCGAGCGCGGCCTGACCGTGATCGGCGTGCCGTGCAACCAGTTCATGGGCCAGGAACCGGGCACGCCCGAAGAGATCGCCACGTTCTGTTCGACGACCTACGGGGTGAGCTTCCCGTTGCTGGCCAAGACCGATGTCAACGGCGACGACCGGCACCCGCTGTATGCCGAGCTCACCAAGACCGCCGACGCCGAGGGGCAGGCCGGTGACATCCAGTGGAATTTCGAGAAGTTCGTGATCGCTCCCGGCGGTCAGGTGGTCAACCGATTCCGGCCGCGCACCGAACCCGACGCGCCTGAGGTGGTCGCCGCGATCGAGGCCGTACTGCCAGGCTGA
- a CDS encoding alpha/beta fold hydrolase, whose amino-acid sequence MTQTSPPPQLSIPVAGLTLCADAYGDPAAHPVVLLHGGGQTRHSWTKTAADLGAQNWYALTVDLRGHGDSGWSPDGAYPLDRFADDVVRITEFLGRPPILVGASLGGISSLAALGLRPDLALGLVLVDVSPFLQPAGTSKIRDFMLGRAKEGFASLEEAGDYVAAYLSHRPRPKNLDGLKRNLRERNGRWYWHWDPEFLASPEDQAVQRNTLTDPAWLGAAAGTLRIPTLLVRGGKSDVLSIEDSIRFLNLVPHAEFATVADAHHMVAGDDNAVFEQVLWDFLDRRVRSRLALLEG is encoded by the coding sequence GTGACCCAGACATCACCGCCGCCGCAGCTCAGCATTCCGGTAGCGGGTCTCACCCTGTGCGCCGACGCCTACGGAGACCCCGCGGCCCACCCGGTCGTGCTCCTGCACGGCGGCGGCCAGACCCGGCACTCCTGGACCAAGACCGCCGCCGACCTCGGCGCCCAGAACTGGTACGCGCTGACCGTCGACCTGCGGGGACACGGTGACAGCGGATGGTCGCCCGACGGCGCCTACCCCCTGGACCGATTCGCCGACGACGTAGTACGCATCACCGAATTCCTCGGCCGGCCGCCGATTCTGGTCGGCGCGTCCCTCGGTGGCATCTCCTCGCTGGCCGCCCTCGGACTGCGCCCCGATCTGGCCCTGGGCCTGGTGCTCGTCGATGTGTCACCGTTCCTGCAACCCGCGGGCACCAGCAAGATTCGTGACTTCATGCTGGGCCGCGCCAAGGAGGGCTTCGCGTCGTTGGAAGAGGCCGGTGACTATGTAGCGGCCTACCTGTCGCATCGGCCGCGCCCGAAGAACCTCGACGGCCTCAAGCGCAATCTGCGCGAGAGGAACGGACGCTGGTACTGGCACTGGGATCCGGAATTCCTGGCCTCCCCGGAAGACCAAGCGGTGCAACGCAACACGCTGACCGACCCGGCCTGGCTCGGCGCTGCCGCCGGTACGTTGCGAATACCGACGCTGCTGGTTCGCGGCGGCAAGTCCGACGTGCTGAGCATCGAGGACTCGATCCGGTTCCTGAACCTGGTCCCGCACGCCGAGTTCGCCACGGTGGCCGACGCCCACCATATGGTCGCCGGGGACGACAATGCCGTGTTCGAGCAGGTGCTGTGGGACTTCCTGGACCGCCGGGTGCGGTCCAGACTCGCCCTGCTCGAGGGCTGA
- a CDS encoding S9 family peptidase — MNPPVAKRVDTTRVHHDDVFVDPYEWLRDKADPEVIAHLEAENAYTDQATDYLEPLRQKIFDEIKSRTKETDLSVPTRRGDWWYYGRSFEGKQYGVHCRCPVADPDDWNPPVFDEHTDIPGEQVLLDENAEADGHEFFALGAASVSLDGNLIAYSVDVVGDERYTLRFKDLRTGELYPDEIAGISSGVTWAADNESVYYTTVDEAWRPDTVWRHRLGSDQPDEQVFHEPDERFWIGVGRTRSNKYVIIAAGSSITSEVMFADAADPAATFTTVLARRDGVEYSVEHAVVDGQDRFLILHNDGAVNFTLVEAPVADPTAQRTLIAARDDVRLDGVDAFADHLVVSYRREALPRIQLWPIESDGYGTPEEIAFDSELTSAGLAGNPNWSAPKLRVGTTSFITPLRIYDLDLASGERTLLREQPVLGGYRRDDYVERRDWALAEDGTRIPISLVYRNGIDFPAPTVLYGYGAYESSEDPRFSVARLSLLDRGMVFAIAHVRGGGEMGRLWYERGKLLEKRNTFTDFIAVAQHLVDTGLTRPQNLVALGGSAGGLLMGAVANLAPHLFAGILAQVPFVDPLTSILDPSLPLTVTEWDEWGNPLENSDVYFYMKSYSPYENVEAKDYPAILAMTSLNDTRVLYVEPAKWVAALRHTKTDSHPVLLKTQMAAGHGGTSGRYERWKEAAFQYSWLLATADRQHYGPQS, encoded by the coding sequence ATGAACCCGCCCGTCGCCAAGCGCGTCGACACCACCCGCGTCCACCACGACGACGTCTTCGTCGATCCCTACGAATGGCTGCGGGACAAGGCCGACCCCGAGGTGATCGCGCACCTGGAAGCCGAGAACGCCTACACCGATCAGGCCACCGACTACCTCGAACCCCTGCGGCAGAAGATCTTCGACGAGATCAAGTCCCGCACCAAGGAGACCGACCTGTCGGTGCCCACCCGTCGGGGCGACTGGTGGTACTACGGGCGCAGCTTCGAGGGCAAGCAGTACGGCGTGCACTGCCGCTGCCCGGTCGCCGACCCCGATGACTGGAACCCGCCGGTGTTCGACGAGCACACCGACATCCCCGGCGAGCAGGTGCTGCTCGACGAGAATGCCGAGGCCGACGGCCACGAGTTCTTCGCGCTCGGTGCCGCCAGCGTGAGCCTGGACGGCAATCTGATCGCCTACTCCGTCGACGTGGTCGGTGACGAGCGATACACGCTGCGGTTCAAGGACTTACGCACCGGCGAGCTGTACCCGGACGAGATCGCCGGCATCTCCTCGGGAGTGACGTGGGCCGCCGACAACGAATCCGTCTACTACACCACGGTGGACGAGGCCTGGCGCCCGGACACTGTGTGGCGGCACCGCCTTGGCTCCGATCAGCCCGACGAGCAGGTGTTCCACGAGCCCGATGAACGGTTCTGGATCGGCGTCGGGCGCACCCGCAGCAACAAGTACGTGATCATCGCGGCCGGCTCCTCGATCACCTCCGAGGTGATGTTCGCCGACGCCGCCGACCCGGCGGCCACCTTCACCACTGTCCTGGCCCGCCGCGACGGCGTCGAGTACTCGGTGGAGCATGCCGTCGTCGATGGGCAGGACCGCTTCCTGATCCTGCACAACGACGGTGCGGTGAACTTCACCCTGGTCGAAGCGCCGGTGGCCGACCCGACGGCGCAGCGCACCCTGATCGCCGCTCGCGACGACGTCCGGCTCGACGGCGTCGACGCGTTCGCTGATCACCTGGTGGTCAGCTACCGCCGCGAGGCGCTACCGCGAATCCAGTTGTGGCCCATTGAATCCGACGGGTACGGAACGCCGGAGGAGATCGCGTTCGACTCGGAGCTGACGTCGGCCGGCCTGGCGGGCAACCCGAACTGGTCGGCACCCAAGCTGAGGGTCGGCACCACGTCGTTCATCACCCCGCTGCGGATCTACGACCTGGACCTGGCCAGCGGTGAGCGCACGCTGCTGCGCGAGCAGCCGGTTCTCGGCGGCTACCGCCGCGACGACTACGTCGAGCGCAGGGACTGGGCGCTCGCCGAGGATGGCACCCGCATCCCGATCTCGCTGGTGTACCGTAACGGGATCGACTTCCCGGCGCCCACAGTGCTGTACGGCTACGGGGCCTATGAGTCCTCCGAGGATCCGCGGTTCTCGGTGGCCAGGCTCTCGCTGCTGGACCGCGGAATGGTGTTCGCGATCGCCCACGTCCGCGGTGGTGGTGAGATGGGTCGGCTCTGGTACGAGCGCGGCAAGCTGCTGGAGAAGCGCAACACCTTCACCGACTTCATCGCCGTCGCACAACACCTCGTCGACACCGGGCTGACCCGGCCACAGAACCTGGTGGCGCTGGGCGGCAGCGCCGGTGGCCTGTTGATGGGGGCGGTGGCCAACCTCGCGCCGCACCTGTTCGCCGGCATCCTGGCCCAGGTTCCGTTCGTCGACCCGTTGACCAGCATCCTGGACCCGTCCCTGCCGCTGACGGTGACCGAGTGGGACGAGTGGGGAAATCCGTTGGAAAACTCCGACGTCTACTTCTACATGAAGTCCTACTCGCCGTACGAGAACGTCGAGGCCAAGGACTATCCGGCGATCTTGGCGATGACCTCGCTCAACGACACCCGGGTGCTCTACGTGGAACCGGCGAAATGGGTTGCCGCGCTGCGGCACACCAAGACCGACAGTCATCCGGTCTTGCTCAAGACGCAGATGGCCGCCGGGCACGGCGGTACCAGCGGGCGCTACGAGCGCTGGAAGGAAGCCGCATTCCAGTACTCCTGGCTGCTGGCGACCGCCGACCGGCAGCACTACGGACCGCAGTCCTAG
- a CDS encoding phosphoribosylaminoimidazolesuccinocarboxamide synthase, with protein sequence MRPALSDYQHLASGKVREIFSIDDEHLLFVASDRISAFDYILDSLIPDKGRILTAMSVFFFDYLSEHIQAPNHLAGPPDDPRIPGEVLGRALVVRRLEMVPVECVARGYLTGSGLLDYQRTGSVCGIPLPPGLGEASKFETPLFTPASKAEFGEHDENISFAQVIDLVGAVRANQLKERTLQIYTRAADHALTKGIIIADTKFEFGVDADDRVVLADEVFTPDSSRYWPADSYTQGVVQPSFDKQFVRNWLTGPESGWDRYGSVPPPALPDDIIAATRARYIEAYERISGLSFADWIGPTA encoded by the coding sequence ATGCGCCCCGCTCTGAGCGACTATCAACATCTGGCCAGCGGCAAGGTCCGCGAGATCTTTTCCATCGACGACGAACACCTGTTGTTCGTCGCCAGCGACCGCATCTCGGCCTTCGACTACATCCTGGACAGCCTCATCCCGGACAAGGGCCGCATCCTGACCGCGATGAGCGTGTTCTTCTTCGACTACCTCTCGGAGCACATTCAGGCTCCCAACCACCTGGCCGGCCCACCGGATGACCCGCGCATTCCCGGCGAGGTGCTGGGCCGGGCCCTGGTGGTGCGCCGCCTGGAGATGGTGCCGGTGGAGTGCGTGGCCCGCGGCTACCTGACCGGGTCGGGTCTGCTCGACTACCAGCGCACCGGCTCGGTCTGCGGCATCCCGCTGCCGCCCGGCCTTGGCGAGGCCAGCAAGTTCGAGACCCCGCTGTTCACCCCCGCCTCCAAGGCGGAGTTCGGCGAGCATGACGAGAACATCTCGTTCGCTCAGGTCATCGATCTGGTCGGTGCGGTCCGCGCCAATCAGCTCAAAGAACGCACGCTGCAGATCTACACCCGGGCCGCCGACCACGCCCTGACCAAGGGCATCATCATCGCCGACACCAAGTTCGAATTCGGCGTGGACGCCGACGACCGGGTGGTGCTCGCCGACGAGGTGTTCACTCCGGACTCGTCGCGATACTGGCCCGCCGACAGCTACACCCAGGGTGTGGTGCAGCCCAGCTTCGACAAGCAGTTCGTCCGCAACTGGCTCACCGGTCCCGAATCGGGCTGGGACCGCTACGGGTCGGTGCCGCCGCCTGCATTGCCTGACGACATCATCGCGGCCACCCGGGCCCGCTATATCGAAGCCTACGAACGTATTTCAGGATTGTCATTCGCCGACTGGATCGGACCCACCGCATGA